The Opitutus sp. ER46 genome contains a region encoding:
- a CDS encoding CHASE domain-containing protein: protein MSTARFPFLGSRLPRRVLIVGCGLSLLAGTVLHLRARAALTYRADEYAADLGAKIDSRLWAYLALLRGAAGFFSTEGWITPDKFARYFSQVDVARNYPGLQGVGYTLRLAPAEAAGFAARRRAEGRADFRIWPMDPRPEYHTIVYLEPDNVRNRAALGYDMHTDVVRRTAMDRARDTGQPAATGKVTLVQEIDTAKQAGFLIYVPFYLGGGLPATVTARRERLAGYAYSPIRAGDFINALLGPGGTRGGVAVYDGMPTPDNLLYRTGAAADWLRVSRVRTLWMADRPWTLVYTSERGILLAPLAVTLAGFIAAGGVAFLVRGLERARREAHRSEAETREREGELALLVDAVPALVSYIDQNRILRVCNRRYADWFGVSPGALVGRRVGDAVGLEGNQEVETHLRRALAGEGVSFERWQRIPGAGARYLGTIYVPHRGPAGHIVGVYALTSDLTVHKRAEEAARFVADCGQLLISSMDFETTTRGIVHLAVPRVADLAVLFRAEDGKLRATAVAHVDEAIERELHANLDLLALPIGGQHNLAAAARMGVPVVSPQIDRQTIEHAVEGDAQRRLLQLLDLRSAVHVPVVVRGRLWAVFSLGTTAHSGRQFSDEQRQLAEDVSTRLRLAVENALLYREAQQEIEERRRAERTARETEERFRLLVEGVRDYAIMALDREARIDSWNEGAEQTLGFPAGEVMGTPAARFYTAEDQAAGQPERDLAQARQHEAASNERWFVRRDGSRFWGSSHFAVLHESDRVRGYAWILRDLTDRKRMEEELERRVQARTAELHEAVQELEAFSYSVSHDLRAPLRTIRGFTELALEEAGPRLHEEERGYLGRVHRASARLDRLISDLLAYTRVSKTKVELRPVDLHALVSDIRREHPEFQPPRANVEIEGTLLPVVGNEAYLTQCLTNLLGNAVKFVAPGTRPEVRVATESREGVVRLRVSDNGIGIPPERLNKAFEIFERLHTTGDYEGTGVGLAIVRRAVQRMKGRVGVSSEVGRGTTFWIELPPVPPS, encoded by the coding sequence ATGTCCACGGCGCGCTTCCCCTTCCTCGGCTCCCGCCTGCCGCGACGGGTCCTGATCGTCGGCTGCGGGCTCAGCCTGCTGGCGGGGACCGTGCTGCACCTGCGGGCGCGGGCGGCGCTCACCTATCGGGCCGACGAATACGCCGCCGACCTGGGCGCCAAGATCGACTCGCGGCTCTGGGCGTACCTCGCGCTCCTCCGGGGCGCGGCGGGTTTCTTCAGCACCGAGGGCTGGATCACGCCCGACAAGTTTGCGCGCTACTTCAGCCAGGTGGATGTCGCCCGCAACTATCCCGGACTCCAGGGCGTCGGCTACACGCTGCGGCTGGCGCCGGCCGAGGCGGCGGGTTTCGCGGCGCGCCGGCGCGCGGAGGGTCGGGCGGACTTCCGCATCTGGCCGATGGACCCTCGGCCGGAGTACCACACGATCGTCTACCTCGAGCCGGACAACGTCCGCAACCGGGCGGCGCTCGGCTACGACATGCACACCGATGTCGTGCGTCGCACCGCGATGGATCGCGCGCGGGATACCGGGCAGCCGGCCGCGACCGGGAAGGTGACGCTGGTGCAGGAGATCGACACGGCCAAGCAGGCCGGCTTCCTGATTTACGTTCCCTTCTACCTCGGCGGCGGATTGCCCGCGACCGTCACCGCGCGCCGCGAACGGCTGGCGGGCTACGCCTATTCGCCAATCCGGGCGGGCGACTTCATCAATGCGCTCCTCGGCCCCGGCGGCACGCGCGGCGGCGTCGCGGTGTACGACGGCATGCCCACCCCGGATAACTTGCTGTATCGCACGGGTGCGGCCGCGGACTGGCTGCGCGTGTCGCGCGTCCGCACACTGTGGATGGCGGACCGGCCGTGGACGCTCGTCTACACCTCGGAGCGCGGTATTTTGCTGGCGCCGCTCGCCGTGACCCTGGCGGGCTTCATCGCCGCTGGCGGGGTGGCGTTCCTGGTGCGGGGGCTGGAGCGCGCGCGGCGCGAGGCCCACCGGAGCGAGGCCGAGACGCGGGAACGCGAAGGGGAACTGGCGCTGCTCGTCGACGCGGTGCCCGCGCTCGTGTCGTACATCGACCAGAACCGCATCCTGCGCGTCTGCAACCGGCGCTACGCGGACTGGTTTGGCGTGTCGCCCGGGGCGCTGGTTGGACGGCGCGTCGGCGATGCGGTGGGGCTCGAAGGCAACCAGGAAGTTGAGACCCACCTGCGCCGGGCGCTGGCGGGAGAGGGCGTGTCGTTCGAGCGTTGGCAGCGGATCCCCGGCGCCGGGGCGCGCTATCTCGGCACAATCTACGTGCCCCACCGCGGACCGGCCGGCCACATCGTGGGCGTGTACGCGCTCACCTCCGACCTGACGGTGCACAAGCGCGCGGAGGAGGCGGCGCGCTTCGTGGCCGACTGCGGGCAACTGCTGATCTCCTCGATGGATTTTGAGACGACCACGCGCGGCATCGTACACCTGGCGGTGCCCCGGGTGGCCGACCTCGCGGTGCTGTTTCGGGCGGAGGACGGCAAGCTCCGGGCAACCGCGGTGGCCCATGTCGACGAGGCGATCGAGCGGGAGCTGCACGCCAATCTCGACCTGCTGGCACTGCCGATCGGCGGCCAGCACAACCTCGCCGCCGCGGCGCGCATGGGGGTGCCGGTCGTGTCCCCGCAGATCGACCGGCAGACGATCGAGCACGCCGTGGAGGGCGACGCGCAGCGCCGGCTGCTGCAGTTGCTCGACCTGCGCTCGGCTGTGCATGTGCCGGTGGTCGTACGGGGCCGGCTCTGGGCGGTGTTCAGCCTCGGCACGACGGCGCACAGCGGGCGGCAGTTTTCCGACGAGCAGCGGCAGCTGGCCGAGGACGTGTCCACCCGGCTGCGACTGGCGGTGGAAAACGCGCTGCTCTACCGCGAAGCGCAGCAGGAGATCGAGGAGCGCCGGCGCGCGGAGCGGACCGCGCGCGAAACCGAGGAGCGATTCCGGCTGCTGGTGGAGGGCGTGCGGGACTACGCGATCATGGCGCTGGATCGTGAGGCCCGGATCGATTCGTGGAACGAAGGGGCGGAGCAGACGCTGGGCTTTCCCGCCGGGGAGGTGATGGGCACCCCGGCGGCCCGATTCTATACCGCCGAGGATCAAGCCGCCGGGCAGCCGGAACGCGACCTCGCCCAGGCGCGCCAGCACGAGGCAGCGTCGAACGAACGCTGGTTCGTGCGCCGGGACGGCTCCCGGTTCTGGGGCAGCAGCCACTTCGCGGTGCTGCACGAAAGCGATCGCGTGCGCGGCTACGCCTGGATCCTGCGCGATCTCACCGACCGCAAGCGGATGGAGGAGGAACTCGAACGGCGGGTGCAGGCCCGCACGGCCGAGCTGCACGAGGCGGTGCAGGAGCTCGAGGCCTTCTCGTATTCGGTTTCGCATGATCTCCGGGCGCCGCTGCGGACCATCCGCGGATTCACCGAGCTCGCGCTCGAGGAGGCCGGCCCGCGGCTGCACGAGGAGGAACGCGGTTATCTCGGCCGCGTGCACCGGGCGTCCGCGCGGCTCGACCGGCTGATCTCCGACCTCCTGGCCTACACGCGCGTGTCCAAGACGAAGGTCGAGCTGCGGCCCGTCGACCTGCATGCGCTGGTCTCGGACATCCGGCGCGAACATCCGGAGTTCCAGCCGCCGCGCGCCAACGTGGAAATCGAGGGCACCCTGCTCCCCGTGGTGGGCAATGAGGCCTACCTGACCCAGTGCCTCACGAACCTGCTGGGCAACGCGGTGAAGTTCGTGGCGCCGGGCACGCGGCCCGAGGTGCGCGTGGCAACGGAGAGCCGCGAGGGCGTGGTGCGGCTGCGGGTGTCGGACAACGGGATCGGCATTCCGCCCGAGCGGCTCAACAAGGCATTTGAGATCTTCGAGCGGCTGCACACGACGGGCGACTACGAGGGGACCGGCGTGGGACTCGCCATCGTGCGCCGTGCCGTCCAGCGCATGAAAGGCCGCGTCGGCGTGAGTTCGGAAGTGGGGCGAGGGACGACGTTCTGGATCGAACTGCCGCCGGTGCCGCCGAGTTGA
- a CDS encoding putative Ig domain-containing protein, translating into MHTSRWLGSSVCVFLLLLVPLFAAPPVLQRADALGFVEGDAVEYHVVATGATAYTAVGLPPGTTIDASTGVIRGVARDVGRYPVTVSATNADGTSSVRLDISVVSSAAGPLIYAPLMFDAYHSVQPGGEAFTCTLKATGSPTSYETSEVLPAGWSFSAGGVLVGRTQQPGLSVIPVSATNANGIGSAAITVRVHPACTQFEQTTGSLQAGDVFRVALQFNRPVSFGGDAPYLEFTTYPSGATRRLAYASGNGTSALTFTYTVTADDTPGDILLYTTLQPSAGAEVIGLQDQDGLQVGKALPIAGAYTPVARIVVVTPTTPTPTGNDSGGQGSGGVTTPTPSVDPVVTTPPASTPDPEPMPEPTPTTPPVATTPPPTTTPVVTAPPASTPTTPDTPTMPAPQGRLVNLSARALVAEGDANRAFLAGFVVSGATPRSMLLRAVGPALTALGVTSPVANPRLRVYDAAGTVIAENDDWNTAEVAAKAASVGAFSLKAGSTDAARVLTLAPGLYTMEVVPGSGAGVALAEVYDLGTGATEAPLVNISTRAYVGAGEGALTAGFVIGGNAAKRVLVRGVGPGLSQLGVSGVLADPKLAVYRAGGVVVAENNDWQSGTAAADVAAASKATGAFALTPGGRDAATVLTLEPGAYTVVVSSVDGGAGTGLVEVYQY; encoded by the coding sequence ATGCATACCTCTCGTTGGCTGGGTTCGTCCGTCTGCGTCTTCCTGCTCCTGCTGGTCCCGCTGTTCGCCGCGCCGCCGGTGCTGCAGCGCGCCGATGCCCTTGGTTTCGTCGAGGGCGACGCCGTCGAATATCACGTCGTTGCCACTGGCGCCACCGCGTACACGGCCGTTGGGCTCCCGCCGGGTACGACCATCGATGCGAGCACCGGCGTGATTCGCGGCGTGGCGCGCGACGTCGGCCGGTATCCGGTGACGGTGAGCGCGACCAATGCCGACGGCACGAGTTCGGTACGCCTCGACATCTCGGTGGTCTCCTCTGCGGCGGGTCCGCTGATCTACGCCCCGCTCATGTTTGACGCGTACCATTCGGTGCAGCCGGGCGGCGAGGCGTTCACCTGCACGCTCAAGGCCACGGGTTCCCCGACCAGCTACGAAACCAGCGAGGTGCTGCCGGCGGGATGGTCGTTCAGCGCCGGCGGCGTGCTCGTGGGGCGGACGCAGCAGCCCGGGCTCAGCGTGATTCCGGTGAGTGCCACCAACGCCAACGGCATCGGCTCCGCGGCCATCACGGTGCGGGTGCATCCGGCGTGCACCCAGTTCGAGCAGACGACGGGCAGCCTGCAGGCGGGCGATGTGTTCCGGGTGGCACTGCAGTTCAACCGGCCGGTGTCGTTTGGCGGTGATGCGCCGTACCTCGAATTCACGACGTACCCAAGTGGCGCGACGCGCCGGCTCGCTTACGCGTCGGGCAACGGTACCTCCGCACTCACTTTCACCTATACGGTGACGGCGGATGACACCCCCGGCGACATCCTGCTCTACACGACACTGCAACCGTCCGCCGGTGCGGAGGTGATCGGACTGCAGGACCAGGACGGCCTGCAGGTGGGCAAGGCGCTGCCGATCGCCGGCGCGTACACTCCGGTGGCGCGGATCGTGGTGGTGACGCCGACCACGCCCACGCCGACTGGCAACGACTCGGGCGGGCAGGGCAGTGGCGGAGTGACAACGCCGACGCCGAGCGTCGACCCGGTGGTGACGACTCCGCCGGCGTCCACTCCTGACCCTGAACCCATGCCGGAGCCGACCCCGACGACTCCGCCGGTCGCGACCACACCGCCGCCGACCACCACACCCGTGGTGACGGCGCCGCCAGCGAGCACGCCGACGACACCGGACACACCGACGATGCCGGCGCCGCAGGGCCGCTTGGTGAATCTCTCCGCGCGTGCGCTCGTCGCGGAAGGCGACGCGAACCGGGCGTTCCTGGCCGGCTTCGTGGTGTCGGGCGCGACGCCGCGGTCGATGCTGCTGCGGGCGGTCGGGCCGGCGCTGACGGCACTCGGGGTGACGTCACCGGTCGCGAACCCTCGTTTGCGGGTATACGACGCCGCCGGCACGGTGATCGCGGAGAACGACGACTGGAACACGGCCGAAGTGGCGGCCAAGGCGGCGAGCGTCGGCGCGTTCAGCCTGAAGGCTGGGAGCACGGACGCCGCGCGGGTGCTCACGCTGGCGCCGGGACTCTATACCATGGAAGTCGTGCCCGGCAGCGGCGCGGGCGTGGCGTTGGCGGAAGTCTATGACCTTGGCACCGGAGCGACGGAGGCGCCGCTCGTGAACATCTCGACCCGCGCGTACGTCGGCGCGGGGGAGGGCGCGCTCACGGCGGGCTTCGTCATCGGTGGCAATGCCGCGAAACGCGTGCTGGTTCGCGGCGTGGGCCCGGGACTCAGCCAGTTGGGCGTTTCCGGCGTGTTGGCCGACCCCAAGCTCGCCGTCTATCGCGCCGGCGGCGTGGTGGTGGCAGAGAACAACGACTGGCAGAGCGGGACGGCGGCGGCGGATGTCGCGGCGGCGAGCAAGGCGACCGGTGCGTTCGCGCTCACGCCCGGCGGGCGCGATGCGGCGACCGTGCTGACGCTGGAGCCGGGCGCTTACACGGTCGTCGTGAGTTCGGTCGACGGCGGCGCCGGCACCGGGCTCGTCGAAGTTTACCAATATTGA
- a CDS encoding pyruvate dehydrogenase complex dihydrolipoamide acetyltransferase yields the protein MPNIIEMPKLSDTMTVGTLVKWLKKEGDVVKSGDMLAEVETDKATMELESFFDGTLLKIFSGPGSQVAIGAPLCAIGKPGEKVDVPESKAPAPAAQPAGAPTPVMQQSDQTKVTAPGASTTSKTEVEARPLVQPQTATSASVGQPAPAPARGEDERIRISPLARKLALEKGIDPALVTGSGPGGRIVRADILAAEKQGVTKPAAPAAPAAGGATRQALAPAPVLRGAPIQDERVAAVSNMRGAIARRLLESKTQIPHFYVEVEIDAAPLLALREQLNTALEEEGVKLSVNDFILKGCAEALRRVPQVNASWEPGNGQAQIHYYSAAHVSFAVAMEDGLITPVVRDAHLKSVVQISAEAKSLGKLAKDKKLKPDQFSGGTFCVSNLGMMGIPRFSAIINPPNVAILAVGTTVKKPVVKGDQIVVGQTMVLTLSCDHRVVDGAVGAQFLNALKRLLEAPALLLV from the coding sequence ATGCCGAACATCATCGAAATGCCGAAACTCAGCGACACCATGACCGTGGGCACGCTGGTCAAGTGGCTGAAGAAGGAAGGCGATGTCGTGAAGAGCGGCGACATGCTGGCCGAAGTCGAGACCGACAAGGCCACCATGGAGCTCGAGAGCTTCTTCGACGGCACGCTCCTGAAGATCTTCTCCGGCCCCGGTTCCCAGGTCGCCATCGGCGCCCCGCTTTGCGCCATCGGCAAACCCGGCGAAAAGGTCGACGTCCCCGAGTCCAAGGCGCCCGCGCCCGCCGCCCAGCCGGCCGGCGCTCCGACGCCCGTCATGCAGCAGTCGGACCAGACGAAGGTCACTGCCCCCGGCGCGTCCACCACGTCCAAGACCGAAGTCGAGGCGCGACCGCTCGTGCAACCCCAGACCGCCACCAGCGCCTCGGTCGGGCAGCCCGCCCCGGCGCCCGCGCGCGGCGAGGATGAGCGTATCCGGATCTCCCCTCTCGCCCGCAAGCTGGCCCTCGAAAAGGGCATCGATCCCGCCCTGGTCACCGGCTCCGGTCCCGGCGGTCGCATCGTTCGCGCCGACATCCTCGCCGCCGAAAAACAGGGCGTCACGAAGCCCGCGGCTCCCGCTGCGCCCGCGGCGGGCGGCGCCACCCGGCAGGCCCTCGCGCCGGCTCCGGTCCTGCGCGGTGCGCCGATCCAGGACGAACGCGTCGCCGCCGTATCCAACATGCGCGGCGCCATCGCGCGCCGGCTGCTCGAGTCCAAGACCCAGATCCCGCACTTCTACGTTGAGGTTGAAATCGACGCCGCGCCGCTGCTTGCGCTCCGCGAGCAGCTCAACACCGCGCTCGAGGAGGAGGGAGTGAAGCTCTCCGTCAACGATTTCATCCTCAAGGGCTGTGCCGAGGCGCTCCGTCGCGTCCCGCAGGTCAACGCTTCCTGGGAGCCCGGCAACGGCCAGGCTCAGATTCACTACTACAGCGCCGCCCACGTCTCGTTCGCGGTCGCCATGGAGGATGGTCTCATCACCCCCGTGGTCCGCGACGCCCACCTGAAGAGCGTGGTCCAGATCAGCGCCGAGGCGAAGTCGCTCGGCAAGCTGGCCAAGGACAAGAAGCTCAAGCCCGACCAATTCTCCGGCGGCACGTTCTGCGTTTCGAATCTCGGCATGATGGGCATCCCGCGTTTTTCGGCCATCATCAACCCGCCGAACGTCGCGATCCTCGCCGTCGGCACGACCGTCAAGAAGCCGGTGGTGAAGGGCGACCAGATCGTCGTCGGCCAGACCATGGTCCTCACCCTCTCCTGCGACCATCGCGTGGTGGACGGCGCCGTCGGCGCCCAGTTTCTCAACGCGCTCAAGCGTCTGCTCGAAGCCCCCGCTCTGCTTCTTGTCTAG
- a CDS encoding ATP-binding protein — translation MSAWGETVSVGADRATAMLGWMQEIAPYGILTTDRELRIQSWNEWLVQHSGREAGEVLDRPLFEVFPDLPQRRLDEHYRRALQGEVSVLASALHRYLLPLAAPVRGTGFSHMQQTARIAPLLSGGILLGTITVIEDVTQREVHAALLRRQHDHERLLSSTLAHLLQSRDPLREVAEIYPKVAAALDLELCCSYMLDPDQGTLRLHTNGGGPLENRWLPHSLSLADGLCGRCATQRQPVLLAQLQESDDPGAARLREYGLRAVAVFPLLVGERLLGTVAFGTRARDRISPTDVEFLSTLAQYVAVALERGLRDQALCTAQEALSRHAETLEGKVVERTAALHETIAQLESFSYTVAHDLRAPIRALIGYSDILLTDFGAQLPDTGRGMLQRVHASSLRLDQLTRDLLRFSRVSRDKLEITPQNLDDLVPEVIASTAGLQPGMLTLETPLGAVWAQRTLLQQCLANLIDNALKFGAPGRPLHLVIRSEILTGDDDTTTRQAAFADASFGAINAEPRPWLRVYVIDNGIGIPRDAHHRIFGIFERLPTGRATEGTGIGLAIVERAVQRMGGRCGVDSEVGVGSRFWIELAAAPVSPTASR, via the coding sequence ATGAGCGCGTGGGGCGAAACCGTCAGCGTCGGCGCCGACCGCGCCACCGCCATGCTCGGCTGGATGCAGGAGATCGCGCCGTATGGCATCCTCACCACCGACCGCGAGCTACGGATCCAGTCCTGGAACGAGTGGCTCGTCCAGCACAGCGGCCGGGAGGCGGGCGAGGTCCTGGACCGTCCACTCTTCGAAGTCTTTCCGGACCTGCCCCAACGCCGGCTCGACGAGCATTACCGCCGCGCGTTGCAGGGCGAAGTCAGCGTGCTGGCGTCCGCGCTGCACCGCTACCTCCTGCCCCTGGCCGCCCCGGTCCGCGGCACCGGCTTCAGTCACATGCAACAGACGGCGCGCATCGCTCCGCTCCTCTCGGGCGGCATCCTCCTCGGCACGATCACGGTCATCGAGGACGTCACCCAGCGCGAAGTGCACGCGGCGCTGCTCCGCCGCCAGCACGACCACGAGCGGCTGCTTTCGTCCACCCTCGCCCACCTGCTGCAATCCCGCGATCCGCTCCGGGAGGTCGCGGAGATCTACCCCAAGGTCGCGGCCGCCCTCGATCTTGAGCTGTGCTGCAGCTACATGCTCGACCCCGACCAAGGCACGCTCCGCCTCCACACCAACGGCGGCGGGCCGCTCGAGAACCGCTGGCTGCCGCATTCCCTTTCGCTCGCGGACGGCCTTTGCGGCCGGTGCGCCACCCAGCGCCAGCCGGTGCTGCTGGCGCAGCTGCAGGAGAGCGATGATCCCGGGGCCGCCCGGCTCCGCGAGTACGGGCTGCGGGCCGTCGCCGTCTTTCCCCTCCTCGTGGGCGAGCGCCTGCTCGGGACGGTCGCCTTCGGCACCCGCGCCCGGGACCGCATCTCACCGACCGACGTCGAGTTCCTGTCCACGCTGGCTCAATACGTCGCGGTGGCCCTCGAACGCGGCCTGCGCGACCAGGCGTTGTGCACCGCCCAGGAGGCGCTGAGCCGGCACGCGGAGACCCTCGAAGGCAAGGTCGTGGAACGGACCGCGGCCCTGCACGAGACCATCGCCCAACTCGAAAGCTTTTCCTACACCGTCGCCCACGACCTGCGCGCGCCGATCCGGGCCCTCATTGGCTACAGCGACATCCTCCTGACCGACTTCGGCGCGCAGTTGCCCGACACCGGTCGCGGGATGCTTCAACGCGTGCACGCCTCCAGCCTCCGGTTGGACCAGCTCACGCGCGACCTCCTGCGCTTCAGCCGCGTGTCGCGGGACAAGCTCGAAATCACGCCCCAAAACCTCGACGACCTGGTGCCCGAGGTCATCGCGAGCACGGCCGGGCTGCAGCCCGGCATGCTGACGCTGGAGACGCCGCTCGGCGCGGTGTGGGCCCAGCGCACGCTCCTACAGCAGTGCCTCGCGAATCTGATCGACAACGCCCTCAAGTTCGGCGCGCCCGGCCGACCGCTGCACCTCGTGATCCGCTCCGAGATTCTCACCGGCGACGACGACACCACGACCCGCCAGGCCGCCTTTGCGGACGCGTCCTTCGGCGCCATCAACGCCGAGCCGCGCCCCTGGCTGCGGGTGTACGTCATCGACAACGGCATCGGCATCCCGCGCGACGCTCACCACCGGATCTTCGGCATCTTCGAGCGCCTGCCCACCGGCCGGGCGACCGAGGGCACCGGCATCGGCCTCGCGATCGTCGAGCGCGCGGTGCAGCGCATGGGCGGGCGATGCGGCGTCGACTCCGAGGTGGGCGTGGGCAGTCGTTTCTGGATCGAACTCGCGGCGGCCCCCGTGTCGCCGACAGCCTCGCGGTGA
- a CDS encoding alpha-ketoacid dehydrogenase subunit beta produces the protein MPVITYREAIRHALAEELERDANVVVLGEEVGQFHGAYKVTEGLLAKFGPQRIVDTPISEAGFIGMGIGASMLGVRPVMELMFWSFYSVAFDQILNNAANVRYMSGGQISCPIVIRGPANGGTNVGATHSHTPENILANHPGVKVVVPATAYDAKGLLKASIRDNDPVFFLENTMLYGEKGEVPTEEYVLPLGKADVKREGTDLTIVTYGRSVLHSLAAAAVLEKEHEISTEIVDLRSIRPLDLDTVLASVAKTHRVLVVEEQKPFCSVGSQLAYMIQREAFDELDAPIHKLATIDAPAIYSPPVEVEQLPNPQRVIKAALQAMA, from the coding sequence ATGCCTGTCATCACCTACCGCGAAGCCATCCGCCACGCGCTCGCCGAAGAGCTTGAGCGCGACGCGAACGTCGTCGTGCTCGGCGAAGAGGTCGGCCAGTTCCACGGCGCCTACAAGGTCACCGAGGGCCTGCTCGCCAAGTTTGGTCCGCAACGCATCGTCGACACGCCCATCAGCGAGGCCGGCTTCATCGGCATGGGCATCGGCGCATCGATGCTCGGCGTCCGCCCGGTCATGGAGCTGATGTTCTGGTCGTTCTACTCCGTCGCCTTCGACCAGATTCTCAACAACGCCGCCAACGTCCGCTACATGAGCGGGGGCCAGATTTCCTGCCCGATCGTCATCCGCGGTCCCGCCAACGGCGGCACCAACGTCGGCGCCACGCACTCGCACACGCCGGAAAACATCCTCGCCAACCACCCCGGCGTGAAGGTGGTCGTGCCCGCCACGGCCTACGACGCCAAGGGCCTGCTCAAGGCGTCGATCCGCGACAACGACCCCGTCTTCTTCCTCGAGAACACGATGCTCTACGGCGAGAAGGGTGAAGTCCCGACCGAGGAGTACGTGCTGCCGCTCGGCAAGGCCGACGTGAAGCGCGAGGGCACCGACCTGACGATCGTCACCTACGGCCGCTCGGTCCTGCACTCGCTCGCCGCCGCCGCCGTCCTCGAGAAGGAACACGAGATCTCCACCGAGATCGTCGATCTCCGCTCGATCCGTCCGCTCGACCTCGACACGGTCCTCGCCTCCGTCGCGAAGACGCACCGGGTCCTGGTCGTCGAGGAACAGAAACCCTTCTGTTCCGTCGGCTCGCAGTTGGCGTACATGATCCAGCGCGAGGCGTTCGATGAGCTCGACGCGCCGATCCACAAGCTCGCCACGATCGACGCCCCGGCCATCTACAGCCCGCCGGTCGAGGTCGAGCAACTCCCCAACCCGCAGCGCGTGATCAAGGCCGCGTTGCAGGCCATGGCCTGA
- the pdhA gene encoding pyruvate dehydrogenase (acetyl-transferring) E1 component subunit alpha encodes MSKKTSANTEKTPEPAHGSPHRNAAINARLTADEKIALHRKMVRIRRFEERSLRAYQGKKIGGFLHLYIGQEAVAVGCCSLMSANDHVITAYRDHGHALAVGMDPKPLMAELYGKATGCSKGKGGSMHYFDPSRNFWGGHGIVGGQIPLGVGLAYGIKYKGLKGAAMAFMGDGAVNQGAVHEAYNLASLWNLPVVFVIENNGYSMGTSQARSSAGELAQRAAGYDMEWGQCQGHDIYEVRAMMDKFLTLAREKSRPSTVEIDTYRYRGHSVADPDNTYRSKAEIEEYRRTKDPIQLFQNQLLSEGVLTEALIEQIDTEARAEAENAAEFAEASPFPTVDDIQQDVYWEADNPSERKSQGRLFFD; translated from the coding sequence GTGAGCAAGAAAACGAGCGCCAACACCGAGAAAACGCCGGAACCCGCCCACGGTTCACCGCATCGCAACGCGGCCATCAACGCCAGGTTGACCGCCGACGAAAAGATCGCGCTGCATCGGAAGATGGTCCGCATCCGCCGCTTCGAGGAGCGCAGCCTGCGCGCCTACCAGGGCAAGAAGATCGGCGGGTTCCTGCACCTTTATATCGGACAGGAGGCGGTGGCCGTCGGCTGCTGTTCCCTGATGTCCGCCAACGATCACGTGATCACCGCGTATCGCGACCACGGTCACGCGCTCGCGGTGGGCATGGATCCGAAGCCGCTAATGGCCGAGCTTTACGGCAAGGCGACCGGCTGTTCGAAGGGCAAGGGCGGCTCGATGCATTACTTTGACCCGAGCCGGAACTTCTGGGGCGGCCACGGCATCGTCGGCGGCCAGATTCCCCTCGGCGTCGGTCTCGCGTACGGCATCAAGTACAAGGGCCTGAAGGGCGCCGCGATGGCGTTCATGGGCGACGGCGCCGTCAACCAGGGCGCGGTGCACGAGGCGTACAACCTCGCCTCGCTCTGGAATCTGCCGGTCGTGTTCGTGATCGAGAACAACGGCTACTCCATGGGCACGAGCCAGGCGCGCTCCTCCGCAGGCGAACTCGCCCAACGCGCCGCCGGCTACGATATGGAATGGGGTCAGTGCCAGGGCCACGACATCTACGAGGTGCGCGCGATGATGGACAAGTTCCTCACGCTCGCCCGCGAGAAGTCCCGCCCCAGCACCGTCGAGATCGACACCTACCGCTACCGCGGCCACTCGGTGGCCGATCCGGACAACACCTACCGCAGCAAGGCCGAGATCGAGGAGTACCGGCGGACGAAAGACCCGATCCAGCTCTTCCAGAACCAGCTGCTCAGCGAGGGCGTCCTCACCGAGGCGCTGATCGAGCAGATCGACACCGAGGCCCGCGCCGAGGCGGAAAACGCCGCCGAGTTCGCCGAGGCCAGCCCGTTCCCCACCGTCGACGACATTCAGCAGGACGTTTACTGGGAGGCCGACAATCCGTCGGAGCGCAAATCCCAGGGCCGTCTGTTCTTCGACTGA
- a CDS encoding chemotaxis protein CheC, translating to MELTLNQKDALSELINIGYGRAAGALSELTGYRITLEAPQVAMYDIGEVGTILSTLISGDVASVNQVFSGPVAGNALLLLDERSALVLSELLTDERTASHRFDANAREVITEVGNILLNACLGVFGNLLQIQVSFAVPRMQVEAVDGVLRSITIASEELQYALMIHTRFHLRASNVTGYFVIILGLTSLDRLLTEVNRWEERQQQ from the coding sequence GTGGAGCTGACCCTCAATCAGAAGGATGCGTTGTCGGAGTTGATCAACATCGGCTACGGCCGCGCCGCCGGCGCCCTGTCGGAACTCACCGGATACCGCATCACCCTCGAGGCACCGCAGGTGGCGATGTACGACATCGGCGAGGTGGGCACCATCCTCTCGACGCTGATCTCCGGCGACGTCGCCAGCGTGAATCAGGTATTCTCCGGGCCGGTCGCCGGGAACGCCCTGCTGCTGCTCGACGAGCGGTCGGCACTGGTCCTCAGCGAGCTCCTCACCGACGAGCGCACCGCCTCGCACCGGTTCGACGCCAACGCGCGCGAAGTCATCACCGAAGTGGGCAACATTCTCCTGAACGCGTGCCTCGGCGTGTTCGGCAACCTCCTGCAGATCCAGGTCTCGTTCGCCGTCCCGCGCATGCAGGTTGAGGCCGTCGATGGCGTGCTGCGGTCGATCACGATCGCCTCCGAGGAGCTGCAGTACGCACTGATGATCCACACCCGGTTCCACCTGCGCGCCAGCAACGTCACCGGCTACTTCGTGATCATTCTCGGCCTCACGTCGCTCGACCGCCTGCTCACCGAGGTCAATCGGTGGGAGGAAAGGCAGCAGCAATGA